TCCTCCAGCTTCAGCGGGCCGCGCGGCAATTTGAGGCGGCTGCGGCCGAGCGCGATCGAGCCGGAGGAGACGACAAGGACGTCGCGTCCCTCGTGGTGCAGCTTGGCCATGTCGTCGGCGAGCGCGGCCAGCCATGACGCCCGCACCTCGCCCCTGTCGGAATCGACCAGCAGCGCGGAGCCGACCTTGACGACGATGCGGCGGAATTGACTGAGTTGCGGGCTGGCCATGGCGCGTGCGACGAATTGCTCGGATTGGTGACGGCGGATCAAAAGCCGGCGCCGATGAGGCCTGCTTTTGCAGCAGGACGATGGCCGGCGCAAGGCGGCCGGCATGGTAAACGGCATGAGCATGGGCCTTGCCCGGGGCGCCGGGCAGGCTCTAATGCCGCCGACCAGGTGAGCTCAAGAGGGGGAAACGAATGGATCGCCGCAAGTTCATGGCCGGATGTCTCGGACTGCCGCTGCTGGCACAGACGGGGGGCGTGCAAGCCCAGGCCGGGCTGACCAAGATCATCTTCCCGTTCGCGGCAGGCGCAGGCGGCGACACGCTGTGCCGGCTGGTTGCGCAGGAAATGGCGCCGGTGCTGCAACGAACCATCGTGGTCGAAAACCGAACCGGCGGTGACGGGCTGATCGGCATCAAGGCGGTGAGGGGTGCGAGCGCCGATGGCAGCATGGTGCTGGTGACGACCGGCCCCACCATGTACCTGCTGCCGATGGTGGAGACGACGCCGAGCTTCGATACCGCGAGGGATTTCATGCCGGTGTCGCTGCTGGCGCGGTTCGAATTCGCACTCGTGATCGGCCCGGCGATCACGGCAAAGGATTTCAAGGAATTCGTCGCCTGGCTGAAGGCCCATCCCGACAAGGCGACGTTCGGCGTGCCGAGCAACGGCACGATCCCGCATTTCATGGGCTCGAAGCTCGAGAAGGAGCTCGGCATTCCCCTCAGCCGCGTGCCCTATCGCGGCAGCGCGCCGATCCTCAACGACCTCATCGGCGGCCACATGCCGTTCGGCATCACGACGCTGGCCGATGCGCTGCCGCAGCATCGTGCCAAGGGCGTGACCATCCTCGCCGTATCGAGCGCGGAGCGTTCGCCATTTGCGCCTGACGTCCCGACGCTGAAGGAGAGCGGCATCGATCTCGTCGCGGATGCCTGGTACGGCATGTGGCTTCCCGCCGGCAGCCCGCCGGAGTTTTCGAGCAAGCTCAGCGCGGCTGCAGGTGCCGCGCTCGCCAAGCCCGAGGTGAAGGAGAAGCTCACCGCAATCGGCCTGATCCCGGTCGGCAGCACCGCGGATGGGCTGTCCAAGGAGCTCGCCGCGAACACGGCGTTCTGGCAGCCGATCGTGAAGGCGACGGGGTACAAGATCGAGAATTAGGCTTCGGCAGCGCCACACACTCCGTCGTCATGGCCGGGCTTGACCCGGCCATCCACGCGCATCCGCGATGCACTGTCATTCCGGGGCGACCGAAGGGCGAACCGGAATCTCGAGATTCCGGGTTCGATGCTCTGCATCGCGCCGGAATGACAGCACCAAGACGTGGATGCCCGGGTCAAGCCCGGGCATGACGAGTTGAAAGAGTTGCGCCCTCTCACTCACATCTTCGCGCGCTGCGCGATGCCGTCCTTGATGGCCGCTAGTTCGGCTTCGTCCCAGATGCCGATGAGAATGCCGCCCTTCACCTGGAGCTGGTTGTCGGCATAGGCCGCGATCTTCTCGCGCGGCGTGGTGATGTGATCGTTCGGATGCAGCGCCCAATCGAACAGCTCGGCTTGCAATCGCGCGATGATGCCGGCGCAATCCGGGTCGTCGCCGCGATCGACGAACTCCTGCGGATCGGTTTCGAGGTCATACAGCAGCGGGCGGAAGCCGGAAGCGTGGATGTATTTCCAGCGGCCGTCGAACACCATGAACAGACGGCAGCGCTCGATCGGCTGGTTCAGCTTCAGCCGCACATCCTGCATGGCATAGTCGTATTCGGAGAACGCCACCTTGCGCCAATCCGGGGGTGTCGGGCCGCGCAGCAGCGGCAGCAGCGAGCGCCCTTCCAGGATATGCGCCGGCACCTTGCCACCGAAATAATCGACGAAAGTCGGCGCCAGATCGATGCCTTCGACCAGCGCATCGCTGCGCGTGCCGCGCGTGGCGTCGGCTTCCCTGGAGGGATCGATGACGATCAACGGGATTTTTGCCGACTGTTCGTGGAACAGGTCCTTCTCGCCCATCCAGTGATCGCCGAGATAGTCGCCATGATCGGAGGTGAAGACGATCATGGTCGTGTCCACGAGGCCGCGCTCCTCCAAAAACTTCATCAGCACGCCCATCTGGTCGTCGATCTGCGTGATCAGGCCCATATAGGTCGGGATCACCTTCTCGCGGGCATCGTCGCGCGCCATGTTGCGCGAGTAGCGCATGTCCATATAGGCGCCGAACACCGGATGCGGGTCCTGCCGCTCGCGTTCGGAGCGGATCACCGGAATCATGTCCGCCGTCGAGTACATGCTGGCATAGGGCTCGGGCGCGATATAGGGCCAGTGCGGCTTGATGTAGGACAGATGCAGGCACCACGGCCGTCCGTCGGTCTCGGCCTCGCTGATGAAATCCATCGCGCGCCGCGTCATGTAGGGCGTCTCGGAATGCTCGTCCGGCACGCGCGCGGCCTTGTCGGCGTGCACCAGCAGCCAACCGTTCTGCAAGCTGCCATCTTCCGCCGCGCCCGAATTCGCCCAATGCTCCCAGGGATTGG
The DNA window shown above is from Bradyrhizobium sp. CB1650 and carries:
- a CDS encoding Bug family tripartite tricarboxylate transporter substrate binding protein encodes the protein MDRRKFMAGCLGLPLLAQTGGVQAQAGLTKIIFPFAAGAGGDTLCRLVAQEMAPVLQRTIVVENRTGGDGLIGIKAVRGASADGSMVLVTTGPTMYLLPMVETTPSFDTARDFMPVSLLARFEFALVIGPAITAKDFKEFVAWLKAHPDKATFGVPSNGTIPHFMGSKLEKELGIPLSRVPYRGSAPILNDLIGGHMPFGITTLADALPQHRAKGVTILAVSSAERSPFAPDVPTLKESGIDLVADAWYGMWLPAGSPPEFSSKLSAAAGAALAKPEVKEKLTAIGLIPVGSTADGLSKELAANTAFWQPIVKATGYKIEN
- a CDS encoding alkaline phosphatase family protein, whose product is MARAKNVLWIMCDQLRYDYLGCTGHPSLKTPNIDAMARRGVLFSNAYVQSPICGPSRMSFYTGRYMRSHGSHWNGWPLRVGEPTLGDHLKKIGVRNVLVGKTHMAPDLEGMKTLGIPPESIIGVHVAECGFEPYERDDGLHPTGRPRPKYDEYLRAQGFEGTNPWEHWANSGAAEDGSLQNGWLLVHADKAARVPDEHSETPYMTRRAMDFISEAETDGRPWCLHLSYIKPHWPYIAPEPYASMYSTADMIPVIRSERERQDPHPVFGAYMDMRYSRNMARDDAREKVIPTYMGLITQIDDQMGVLMKFLEERGLVDTTMIVFTSDHGDYLGDHWMGEKDLFHEQSAKIPLIVIDPSREADATRGTRSDALVEGIDLAPTFVDYFGGKVPAHILEGRSLLPLLRGPTPPDWRKVAFSEYDYAMQDVRLKLNQPIERCRLFMVFDGRWKYIHASGFRPLLYDLETDPQEFVDRGDDPDCAGIIARLQAELFDWALHPNDHITTPREKIAAYADNQLQVKGGILIGIWDEAELAAIKDGIAQRAKM